The Neoarius graeffei isolate fNeoGra1 chromosome 10, fNeoGra1.pri, whole genome shotgun sequence genome has a segment encoding these proteins:
- the LOC132892519 gene encoding uncharacterized protein LOC132892519: protein MSCCCEVQTFQKIKSLKQSRSSMIILHLCRKSGRCTTTWLLPAKRRVDSKLSFGPSLPASKMIRMHYSFDFAQQLHFPSNPLQPGPMYFLTPRKCGLFGVSCEGLQKQVNYLIDEGMTSSKGSNEVISYMHHFFSNFGVGETDVNLHCDNWSGQNKNNFMLWYAAWRVGHKLHNTIGIHFLIAGHTTFSPDCGFGLIKQAYMKTRVNTLADIAKVVEKSSPVSSHNSPQLVGMADGRVLVKIFDWQKHLSHPTSEDSHASRLISTSALMPRDQVWCLRELTGMQNPPSISCCTIQGYCPQLTVCLSSPHLD from the exons ATGAGCTGCTGCTGCGAAGTGCAAACCTTCCAGAAGATAAAAAGTCTGAAGCAGTCAAGAAGCAGCATGATCATCTTGCACTTGTGCAGAAAGAGCGGGCGGTGTACAACAACATGGCTGCTGCCTGCAAAAAGACGTGTTGATTCCAAGCTGTCTTTTGGACCCTCTCTACCAGCAAGCAAGATGATCAGAATGCATTACAGCTTTGATTTTGCACAGCAG TTACACTTTCCTTCAAACCCTCTTCAGCCTGGGCCGATGTATTTCTTGACTCCACGGAAATGTGGCCTGTTTGGTGTCTCTTGTGAAGGGCTGCAAAAACAAGTGAATTACCTGATTGATGAAGGCATGACATCAAGTAAGGGCAGCAATGAGGTCATTAGCTACATGCACCATTTCTTCAGCAACTTCGGAGTTGGAGAAACAGATGTCAACCTTCATTGTGACAACTGGAGTGGGCAGAATAAGAATAACTTCATGCTCTGGTACGCTGCCTGGCGGGTTGGACACAAGCTTCACAACACAATTGGCATCCACTTCCTTATTGCTGGACACACCACATTTTCTCCTGACTGTGGCTTTGGACTAATCAAGCAAGCTTATATGAAGACCAGAGTCAACACTTTGGCAGACATAGCTAAG GTAGTGGAAAAGAGCTCTCCTGTGAGTAGCCACAATAGTCCACAGCTTGTTGGAATGGCAGATGGCAGAGTGTTAGTGAAGATCTTTGACTGGCAGAAGCATCTGAGTCACCCTACTTCAGAAGACTCCCACGCATCAAGACTTATCAGCACTTCAG CTTTGATGCCCAGAGACCAGGTGTGGTGCTTGCGAGAACTCACTGGGATGCAGAACCCTCCGAGTATCAGCTGCTGCACAATCCAGGGATACTGCCCCCAACTgacagtctgcctgtcctcacccCACCTTGACTGA